Proteins from a genomic interval of Caldicellulosiruptor diazotrophicus:
- a CDS encoding AraC family transcriptional regulator, protein MDERLRLKEKVQHGSVVFPINVYEKIFVHENNTLLPHWHDEFEIVYLEKGTASFRIDGKEYFLGPKQFLFVNCGSIHGGKAENNPEPYAIVFSLNMLFSGGPDICKSKYLQPILERRLLVQNSFDDERIGELISNIITVWKEKPKGYELLVKGYLFGLFYNLFNNGRITASNSDRELDLKIEKIKSALDYINSNYSSDIDVDLLAKLANLSKFYFCRLFKEITHLTPVDYINKFRVEKAIELIKNTNMSISEIAFEVGFNNVSYFIKVFKEHVGVTPFKYKKNI, encoded by the coding sequence ATGGATGAAAGGTTGAGGCTCAAAGAAAAGGTTCAACATGGCAGTGTGGTGTTTCCTATAAATGTATATGAAAAAATATTTGTTCACGAAAACAATACTCTTCTACCTCATTGGCATGATGAATTTGAGATAGTCTATCTTGAAAAAGGAACGGCAAGTTTTAGAATAGACGGCAAGGAGTATTTTTTAGGGCCAAAACAGTTTTTATTTGTCAACTGTGGTTCAATTCACGGTGGAAAAGCAGAAAATAATCCCGAACCTTATGCAATTGTATTTAGCTTGAATATGCTATTTTCTGGAGGACCAGATATATGTAAAAGCAAATATTTGCAGCCTATTTTAGAAAGAAGATTGCTTGTTCAAAATAGTTTTGATGATGAACGAATAGGAGAACTAATTTCGAATATAATAACAGTGTGGAAAGAAAAGCCAAAAGGTTATGAGCTTTTAGTAAAAGGCTATTTGTTCGGTTTATTTTATAATCTTTTTAATAATGGACGTATAACAGCCAGCAATTCTGATAGAGAACTTGATTTGAAAATTGAAAAGATAAAATCTGCACTTGATTATATCAATTCTAACTACTCATCTGATATAGATGTTGACCTGCTCGCAAAGCTTGCAAACCTGAGCAAATTCTATTTTTGTCGTCTTTTTAAGGAGATTACTCATCTTACACCAGTTGATTACATAAATAAGTTCAGGGTTGAAAAAGCAATTGAGCTTATCAAAAACACAAACATGAGTATTTCTGAAATTGCATTTGAAGTAGGATTTAATAATGTGAGCTATTTTATAAAAGTATTTAAAGAGCATGTAGGTGTTACTCCATTTAAATACAAAAAAAATATTTAG
- a CDS encoding YitT family protein gives MLKKIFRVLYEYAAITFGSLLVALSLNLFLVPNKIAAGGFSGIATVVYYVSHYKLPVGMTMLALNIPAFILGVRTIGVDFGVKSVYGTIILSVLTDTTTFVPCITYDKLLASVFGGALMGIGLAIVLLFGATTGGTEMLAKIIHKYISFISVGQILLGLDIAVIVLASVVFKSYELGLWAILTLFACSKLIDAILEGVNFAKALIIISDKSEVIAEKILKELDRGVTGLHGIGMWTRTEKNVLLCVVKRHEVSRVKNLVKSVDKRAFVILTDVREVLGEGFSV, from the coding sequence ATGCTAAAAAAAATTTTCAGAGTTTTATATGAATATGCTGCAATAACTTTCGGTTCGCTTTTGGTTGCCTTGTCGCTGAATCTTTTTCTTGTTCCAAATAAGATTGCAGCGGGTGGTTTTTCGGGAATTGCAACAGTTGTATATTATGTTTCACACTACAAGCTTCCTGTTGGTATGACAATGCTTGCATTAAATATTCCTGCATTTATTCTTGGTGTTAGGACAATTGGCGTGGACTTTGGTGTGAAAAGCGTTTACGGGACAATAATACTTTCGGTGCTCACAGACACAACAACATTTGTGCCATGTATTACATATGATAAGCTTTTAGCGTCGGTGTTTGGAGGAGCGCTGATGGGGATTGGTCTTGCAATTGTTCTACTTTTTGGTGCAACAACTGGTGGAACAGAGATGTTGGCAAAGATTATTCACAAATATATTTCGTTTATTTCTGTTGGTCAAATTCTTTTAGGGCTTGATATAGCTGTTATTGTACTTGCATCGGTTGTGTTTAAAAGCTATGAGCTTGGACTTTGGGCAATTTTAACTCTATTTGCATGTTCAAAGCTGATTGATGCAATACTTGAAGGTGTAAACTTTGCGAAGGCGCTCATAATAATCTCAGATAAATCTGAGGTAATTGCTGAAAAAATTTTAAAGGAACTTGACAGGGGAGTTACAGGTCTTCATGGCATAGGCATGTGGACAAGGACAGAGAAAAATGTTCTACTATGTGTTGTAAAAAGACATGAAGTGAGTCGTGTAAAAAACCTTGTAAAAAGCGTTGATAAGCGTGCTTTTGTTATTCTGACAGATGTCCGTGAAGTCTTGGGTGAAGGTTTTTCTGTTTGA
- a CDS encoding sensor histidine kinase: MKIFFANLKIKKKFILAFVISALIPQTILGIILFLNLRAIALENAIKDTRKNVEDVKIKLMDIVQNAVDISNKLYLDKKLLNILSTEYKDISKIYDDYISYTELSNLMSIYNKNIYAIKIYAFNPTLLDTGEIVKVDDYTKNQKWFKEAIKGDGKILWELVFDNNPFRPQYYFSMIRLIKNSYGERIGVMVIYIKKEKLEEVLSLHLNTLIITDKGIVVATKDKDLVGKKLNFNFSSQDGKLIENVNIDGKKTMAILGTISASESGSSFLKVISFFSKREIFKKVNKITFITFALIFSNLLVSLLLMLLFSKLITDRIAILNKKVNEISHGNLDAQINILGNDEIGQLTENIKTMAKNIKNLIDQVYLAEVQKQQIIAKQREIQFEMLCSQINPHFLFNTLEAIRMKAFCTGQHEIAQVVYLLSNLLRKSIEMTIDLITLEKEIEIVKEFLEIQKFRFGDKIDYKIEVQDDLLSSKVLPFIIQPFVENSIRHGIEPMIGKGTIEIKVFEKDGTIRIIITDNGAGMPKEKLGEVLQSLDSKDKSHVGLKNVYHRLKLFYGEEAKIFINSELGKGTSIEIQIPKR; the protein is encoded by the coding sequence ATGAAGATCTTTTTTGCAAATTTAAAAATAAAGAAAAAATTCATATTAGCTTTTGTGATTTCTGCTTTAATTCCCCAAACTATTTTGGGGATTATTCTTTTTTTAAACCTCAGAGCAATTGCTTTGGAAAATGCTATCAAAGACACAAGAAAAAATGTTGAAGATGTAAAAATCAAGCTTATGGATATTGTACAGAATGCTGTTGATATTTCAAATAAATTATATCTTGACAAAAAACTTCTGAATATACTTTCAACAGAGTACAAAGATATATCCAAAATCTACGATGATTATATTTCATATACAGAGCTTTCCAATCTCATGTCTATTTACAACAAGAATATTTATGCAATAAAAATTTATGCCTTTAATCCCACTTTACTTGATACAGGCGAAATTGTAAAGGTTGACGATTATACAAAAAATCAAAAATGGTTTAAAGAAGCCATAAAAGGCGATGGGAAGATTTTATGGGAGCTTGTGTTTGACAATAATCCATTTCGGCCGCAGTATTATTTTAGCATGATAAGGCTTATAAAAAACTCTTATGGTGAAAGAATAGGTGTAATGGTAATTTACATAAAAAAAGAAAAGCTTGAAGAAGTGTTGTCATTGCACTTGAACACCTTAATTATAACTGACAAAGGAATAGTTGTTGCTACAAAGGACAAAGATCTTGTTGGTAAGAAACTGAATTTTAATTTTTCCTCTCAGGATGGCAAACTTATTGAGAATGTCAATATTGATGGTAAAAAAACAATGGCAATTTTAGGTACAATTAGTGCAAGTGAAAGCGGAAGCAGCTTTCTCAAAGTCATTTCTTTTTTCTCGAAGAGAGAAATATTTAAAAAAGTCAACAAAATAACTTTTATAACGTTTGCACTTATATTCAGTAACTTGCTTGTATCACTTCTTCTTATGCTTTTATTTTCTAAACTAATAACTGACAGAATTGCAATCTTGAACAAAAAAGTGAATGAAATTTCGCATGGCAATTTGGATGCACAGATAAATATTTTAGGCAATGATGAAATTGGACAACTCACAGAGAATATAAAAACAATGGCTAAAAATATCAAAAACTTGATTGACCAGGTGTATCTGGCAGAGGTACAAAAACAACAAATAATTGCTAAACAAAGAGAAATCCAGTTTGAGATGCTTTGTAGTCAAATAAATCCTCATTTTTTATTCAATACTCTTGAGGCTATCAGAATGAAGGCTTTTTGTACAGGTCAGCATGAAATAGCTCAAGTTGTTTATTTGCTGAGTAATTTGCTCAGGAAAAGCATTGAGATGACAATAGATTTAATAACTTTGGAAAAAGAAATTGAGATTGTTAAAGAATTTTTAGAGATTCAAAAGTTTCGATTTGGCGATAAGATAGATTACAAAATTGAAGTTCAAGATGACCTTCTTTCATCAAAAGTACTTCCATTTATTATCCAACCATTTGTTGAAAATTCAATTAGGCATGGTATTGAACCGATGATAGGAAAAGGAACCATTGAAATAAAGGTATTTGAGAAAGATGGTACAATAAGGATAATTATTACAGACAATGGTGCTGGAATGCCTAAGGAAAAGCTTGGGGAGGTCTTACAGTCGTTAGATAGCAAAGACAAAAGTCATGTTGGATTGAAAAATGTTTATCATAGACTAAAACTATTTTATGGGGAAGAGGCAAAGATTTTTATAAATAGTGAACTTGGCAAAGGCACAAGTATTGAAATTCAAATTCCAAAGAGGTGA
- a CDS encoding response regulator transcription factor, whose amino-acid sequence MLKAILIDDEPIILEGLQKIIDWKALGFEIVATAQDGIEGLDKIKKYKPEVALIDIRIPGIDGLLLIKKLKEEGVNTKVIILSGYSEFEYAKEAIELGVESYLLKPVDPRMLEQKLEKVKQKISQEIELQRAVRTTQEIGLEKAIEKLLLGAFDEHEINYISSFYGLLLPWNKYQVAIVTFCSKNNQKVIEEKLSQLKKEIDLFLKRNCCGYSTIVNHNICILFKDFWYPFNSKSINILKENLSRIVSNQVVISIGSEVDDYTLIKKSFKEAIELLERRFLLGYKGIVYIGEYMENIEGKKVNFDNKECTEKLAMAIALNGFENINRIVEEKSEQFLYSRMSEEDIKINFSNFYIETLYKLTQNDLYKPLVEKYLSQEILKNFYVQPTLTELKGLIKFYFVSIADEINKLSPDSLKQRIADFIERNYFADIKLDTIASAFGYSSSYFSKLFKKIFGENFTVYLDRIRVEKAKVFLKEGCKVSETCKKVGFEDVDYFCSKFKKYVGLSPKEYKEKLKN is encoded by the coding sequence TTGCTAAAAGCAATTTTGATTGACGATGAGCCTATAATATTAGAAGGTCTTCAAAAAATTATTGATTGGAAAGCATTAGGATTTGAGATTGTTGCCACAGCTCAAGATGGAATAGAAGGATTAGATAAGATAAAGAAATATAAACCTGAAGTTGCATTGATTGATATCAGAATACCTGGAATAGATGGGCTTTTGCTTATAAAAAAGTTGAAAGAGGAAGGTGTGAATACCAAAGTTATAATTCTTTCAGGATATTCTGAGTTTGAGTATGCAAAAGAAGCAATTGAGCTTGGTGTTGAAAGTTATTTGCTAAAGCCTGTTGACCCGCGTATGCTTGAGCAGAAGTTAGAGAAAGTGAAACAAAAGATTAGTCAAGAGATTGAACTGCAAAGGGCAGTTCGGACTACTCAAGAAATCGGTTTGGAAAAAGCAATAGAAAAACTTTTGCTGGGAGCATTTGATGAACATGAAATAAATTATATCAGTAGTTTTTACGGGCTCTTGCTTCCATGGAATAAATATCAGGTTGCTATAGTAACGTTTTGTAGCAAGAATAATCAAAAGGTTATAGAAGAAAAACTATCTCAATTAAAAAAAGAGATAGATTTGTTTTTAAAAAGAAATTGTTGTGGATATTCAACAATTGTTAATCATAATATATGTATTCTTTTCAAAGATTTTTGGTATCCATTCAATAGCAAGAGTATTAACATATTAAAGGAAAATCTGTCAAGAATAGTTAGCAACCAAGTAGTGATTTCAATTGGTAGTGAAGTTGATGACTACACTCTTATCAAGAAGTCATTTAAGGAAGCGATAGAATTGCTTGAAAGACGATTTCTTTTAGGATACAAAGGAATTGTTTACATAGGTGAGTATATGGAAAATATTGAAGGTAAAAAAGTCAACTTTGATAATAAAGAGTGTACCGAAAAATTAGCAATGGCTATAGCACTAAATGGATTTGAGAACATTAATCGGATAGTTGAAGAAAAGAGTGAACAATTTTTGTATAGTAGAATGTCTGAAGAGGATATAAAGATAAATTTCTCAAACTTCTATATTGAGACTTTATATAAATTGACCCAAAATGATCTTTATAAACCTCTTGTTGAAAAATATCTTAGCCAAGAGATTTTAAAGAATTTTTACGTACAGCCTACCTTAACAGAATTAAAAGGTTTGATAAAATTCTACTTTGTATCTATTGCAGATGAGATTAATAAATTAAGTCCTGATAGCTTAAAACAAAGGATTGCTGACTTTATAGAGAGAAACTATTTTGCAGATATAAAATTAGATACAATTGCCAGTGCTTTTGGATACAGTAGCTCTTATTTTAGTAAGCTCTTTAAAAAGATATTTGGAGAAAACTTCACGGTGTATTTAGATAGAATACGGGTAGAGAAGGCTAAAGTCTTTTTAAAAGAAGGATGTAAGGTATCTGAGACATGCAAAAAAGTTGGTTTTGAAGATGTTGATTATTTTTGTTCAAAATTCAAAAAATATGTAGGACTTTCACCAAAGGAGTATAAAGAGAAATTAAAAAATTGA
- a CDS encoding transketolase → MDRAKEIELKKIATEIRKSIIIQTASAGSGHPGGSLSGVEILTYLYFVEMNIDPKNPKDPDRDRFVLSKGHASPLLYAVLAEKGFISKDELTGFRQIYSNLQGHPDMKKVSGVEMSTGSLGQGLSVANGMALAAKLDGKNYRVYVLIGDGEIQEGQIWEAAMTAAHYKLDNLTAFLDHNGLQIDGKITEVMSPEPVEEKFKAFGWHVIKIDGHDFNQIEKAVNEAKTIKGKPTIIIAETVKGKGVSFMENEAGWHGTAPNKEQAQKALDELQKQLENLEV, encoded by the coding sequence ATGGATAGAGCAAAAGAAATTGAACTCAAAAAAATAGCAACAGAGATAAGAAAGAGCATAATTATTCAAACTGCATCTGCAGGCTCTGGTCACCCTGGCGGTTCACTTTCTGGTGTTGAAATTTTGACATATCTTTACTTTGTTGAAATGAACATTGATCCTAAAAATCCAAAAGACCCTGACAGAGACAGGTTTGTTCTTTCCAAAGGACATGCATCCCCGCTTTTGTACGCAGTTTTAGCTGAAAAGGGTTTCATCAGCAAAGATGAGCTTACAGGTTTTAGACAGATATATTCAAATCTCCAAGGCCATCCTGACATGAAGAAAGTTTCTGGTGTTGAGATGTCAACAGGGTCTTTGGGTCAGGGTTTGTCTGTTGCAAACGGTATGGCATTGGCTGCAAAACTGGATGGGAAAAATTACAGAGTTTATGTTTTAATTGGTGATGGCGAGATTCAGGAAGGTCAAATTTGGGAAGCTGCAATGACAGCTGCACATTACAAGCTTGACAATCTTACAGCCTTTTTAGACCACAATGGGCTTCAGATAGATGGAAAAATCACAGAGGTTATGTCACCTGAACCTGTAGAAGAGAAATTTAAAGCATTTGGCTGGCATGTTATAAAAATTGATGGTCACGATTTTAACCAGATTGAAAAGGCTGTAAATGAAGCAAAAACAATAAAAGGGAAACCGACAATTATAATTGCTGAGACAGTTAAAGGTAAAGGCGTATCTTTTATGGAAAATGAAGCTGGCTGGCATGGGACAGCACCAAATAAAGAACAAGCTCAAAAAGCTTTAGATGAGCTACAAAAGCAGTTAGAAAATTTGGAGGTGTAA
- a CDS encoding transketolase family protein, with product MAKIATREAYGQALAEFGEIYKDIVVLDADLSKSTRTEIFKKKFPDRFFNIGIAEQDLMATAAGLATCGKIPFASTFAIFAAGRAYDQVRNSIGYPHLNVKIGASHAGVSIGEDGASHQMLEDIALMRVIPGMVVLSPSDAASTHECVRLAIEHEGPVYIRLGRLAVEEIYKKGELKLELGKGIVLQKGTDVGILATGLMVHEAIKAAKMLQEEGISVYLVDMPCVKPLDVDLILDVAKATGCIVTAEEHNILGGFGSAVSEVLIQNYPTPVKMVGVNDEFGRSGKPEDVLKYYKLTAEEIVNKAKEVMKMKK from the coding sequence ATGGCAAAAATAGCAACAAGAGAAGCATACGGTCAGGCATTGGCTGAGTTTGGTGAAATATACAAAGACATTGTTGTGCTTGATGCTGACCTTTCAAAGTCAACAAGAACAGAGATTTTCAAGAAAAAGTTTCCTGACAGGTTTTTCAATATAGGAATTGCAGAGCAAGACCTTATGGCAACAGCAGCAGGACTTGCAACATGTGGTAAAATTCCATTTGCAAGCACATTTGCAATCTTTGCCGCTGGAAGAGCTTATGACCAGGTGAGAAACTCAATAGGCTATCCACATCTAAATGTCAAGATTGGAGCGTCACATGCAGGTGTATCAATTGGCGAAGATGGTGCATCTCATCAGATGCTTGAAGATATAGCTTTAATGAGAGTAATTCCTGGAATGGTAGTGCTTTCTCCTTCTGATGCTGCATCTACGCATGAATGCGTAAGGCTTGCAATTGAACATGAAGGACCTGTTTATATTCGTTTGGGAAGACTTGCTGTTGAGGAGATTTACAAGAAAGGTGAACTAAAACTTGAACTTGGGAAAGGTATTGTTCTACAAAAAGGAACAGATGTTGGAATTTTAGCAACAGGGCTAATGGTCCATGAAGCTATAAAAGCAGCAAAAATGCTTCAAGAGGAAGGAATATCGGTTTATCTTGTTGACATGCCGTGCGTAAAACCACTTGATGTTGATTTGATTTTAGATGTTGCAAAAGCCACTGGCTGTATTGTCACAGCAGAAGAACATAATATCTTGGGTGGTTTTGGAAGTGCTGTGTCTGAGGTTTTGATTCAAAATTATCCTACACCGGTAAAAATGGTTGGTGTTAATGATGAGTTTGGAAGGTCAGGAAAGCCTGAGGATGTTTTGAAATACTACAAGCTCACAGCAGAAGAGATTGTAAATAAAGCAAAAGAGGTTATGAAGATGAAAAAGTAA
- the yicI gene encoding alpha-xylosidase, whose amino-acid sequence MKFTDGFWRVKDGVRLYHPAHVYDYEVAKDTVTIFAPAQSITNRGQTLQGPVFTVRFSSPFENVIRVQIWHYKGQKDKKPHFEFYKEEYCPLIEDFSDNIVITSGKLKATISKKGEWGVTYYYEDKYLTRNGYKYLGYAIMPDNTTYMREQLSLSVGESVYGLGERFTPFVKNGQVVDMWNEDGGTISELAYKNIPFYITNRGYGVFVNDPGRVSFEVATENVERVQFSVEGEYLEYFLIGGSSMKNVLENYTKLTGRPKLPPAWSFGLWLTTSFTTNYDEKTVTSFIDGMIQRGIPLHVFHFDCFWMKDMHWVDFEWDRRVFPEPSQMLKRLKEKGVKICVWINPYISQLSKLFDEGKERGYFLKKPNGDVWQTDDWQPGMAIVDFTNQEACKWYAEKLKELIRMGVDCFKTDFGERIPTDVVYFDGSDPQKMHNYYTYLYNKTVYETLEEEFGKGNAVVFARSATAGSQKFPVHWGGDCLASYESMAETLRGGLSLSLCGFGFWSHDIGGFESTATPDLYKRWVAFGLLSSHSRLHGNSAYKVPWLYDEEAVDVLRFFTKLKCRLMPYIFAKAVEAAEKGIPVLRPMVLEFPDDPACNYLDRQYMLGSSLLVAPIFSPDGEVQYYVPEGIWTNILTGEKIVGGRWRKEKHNYFSLPLLARPNSIIPMGSCDTRPDYDYAQNVTLNVYELEDGNTVSVAVKNTNGETELELEVKRDNDKISINVLKDTQKPWILLFHGLKLKSQFNAIVNQKENGSEVILEAASKEALLSIEK is encoded by the coding sequence ATGAAATTTACAGATGGCTTTTGGCGTGTAAAAGATGGAGTAAGATTATATCATCCAGCTCATGTGTATGATTATGAAGTTGCAAAAGATACAGTTACTATTTTCGCGCCAGCTCAATCTATTACAAACAGGGGACAAACTCTACAAGGACCTGTTTTTACCGTACGTTTTTCCTCACCTTTTGAGAATGTTATAAGAGTGCAAATTTGGCATTACAAGGGTCAAAAAGATAAAAAGCCACATTTTGAATTTTATAAAGAAGAATATTGTCCTTTGATAGAAGATTTTTCGGATAATATTGTAATAACAAGTGGAAAGCTCAAAGCTACCATTAGTAAAAAAGGTGAGTGGGGAGTAACATATTACTATGAAGATAAATATCTAACAAGAAATGGTTATAAATATCTTGGTTACGCAATCATGCCTGACAATACTACTTACATGAGAGAACAGCTTTCTTTGAGTGTTGGCGAAAGTGTTTATGGGCTGGGTGAGAGGTTTACCCCTTTTGTTAAAAACGGACAAGTGGTTGATATGTGGAATGAAGATGGTGGTACGATCTCTGAGCTTGCTTACAAAAACATTCCTTTTTACATTACAAACCGTGGTTATGGTGTTTTTGTGAATGACCCAGGACGTGTATCATTTGAAGTTGCCACTGAGAATGTGGAAAGAGTCCAGTTTTCTGTGGAAGGTGAATATTTAGAGTATTTCCTAATTGGTGGCAGCAGCATGAAAAATGTTTTGGAAAATTACACAAAACTCACAGGTCGGCCGAAGCTTCCTCCAGCATGGTCTTTTGGACTTTGGCTTACAACCTCATTTACTACAAACTATGATGAAAAGACAGTTACAAGCTTTATAGACGGAATGATCCAAAGGGGTATTCCACTTCATGTATTTCACTTTGACTGTTTCTGGATGAAGGATATGCACTGGGTTGATTTTGAGTGGGACAGAAGGGTTTTTCCTGAACCATCGCAGATGCTAAAGCGTCTAAAAGAAAAGGGAGTAAAAATATGTGTTTGGATAAATCCCTATATATCTCAGCTTTCAAAACTTTTTGACGAAGGCAAAGAAAGAGGATATTTTTTGAAAAAGCCAAATGGTGATGTATGGCAGACAGATGATTGGCAGCCTGGTATGGCTATTGTTGATTTTACAAACCAAGAGGCGTGCAAGTGGTATGCAGAAAAGCTCAAAGAGTTAATTAGAATGGGGGTTGACTGTTTTAAGACAGATTTTGGTGAAAGAATTCCAACAGATGTTGTTTATTTTGATGGTTCAGACCCTCAAAAGATGCACAATTACTACACCTATCTTTACAATAAGACAGTATATGAAACATTAGAAGAAGAATTTGGCAAGGGAAATGCAGTTGTGTTTGCAAGGTCAGCGACGGCAGGAAGCCAGAAATTTCCTGTTCACTGGGGCGGAGACTGTTTGGCTTCATATGAGTCTATGGCAGAGACGCTCAGGGGTGGTCTTTCACTTTCACTTTGTGGTTTTGGATTTTGGAGTCATGACATAGGTGGGTTTGAAAGCACAGCAACACCAGATCTTTACAAAAGATGGGTTGCATTTGGGCTACTTTCTTCACACAGCAGACTTCATGGGAATTCTGCTTATAAAGTTCCTTGGCTTTATGACGAGGAAGCGGTTGATGTTTTGAGGTTTTTCACAAAGCTAAAATGTAGACTTATGCCTTATATCTTTGCAAAGGCTGTAGAGGCAGCAGAAAAAGGAATTCCTGTCTTGCGACCTATGGTGTTAGAGTTTCCAGATGACCCAGCATGCAACTACCTTGATAGACAATATATGTTAGGAAGTAGCCTCTTAGTTGCTCCGATTTTTTCACCAGATGGCGAGGTTCAGTATTATGTTCCAGAAGGCATATGGACAAACATATTGACAGGTGAAAAGATTGTTGGTGGCAGGTGGAGAAAGGAAAAACATAATTATTTTAGCTTGCCGCTTTTAGCAAGGCCAAATTCTATAATTCCAATGGGAAGTTGTGACACAAGACCTGATTATGACTATGCTCAAAATGTAACATTGAATGTATATGAATTGGAGGATGGGAATACTGTTTCTGTAGCTGTAAAGAATACAAATGGCGAGACAGAACTTGAGTTAGAAGTAAAAAGAGACAATGACAAAATTTCAATAAATGTATTAAAAGATACTCAAAAGCCTTGGATACTTCTTTTCCATGGACTTAAGTTAAAGTCTCAATTTAATGCTATTGTAAATCAAAAAGAAAATGGGAGTGAAGTAATTTTAGAAGCAGCAAGTAAAGAAGCGTTGTTGAGTATTGAAAAATAG
- a CDS encoding ABC transporter permease, translating into MNSSKLYKKLWRQRYLILMIFPFIIWLIVFRYVPLWGWIMAFQDYKPGKPIWNQEWVGFKWFVEMFQDPDFYKAMRNTLIMSFMGLVFGFPLPIILALLLNEIKNISFKRTVQTISYLPHFVSWVVVASLVNEILSPSGVINQILQKIHLINYPIMFMAEPRYFWWIVTFSDIWKELGWNTIIYLAAITSINPELYEAATVDGAGRFRKMISITLPGIMPTVIVLLILSIGNIINIGFEKQFLLRTAATRDVADVIDLYILTYGIGTGRYSFGTAAGVFKSVVSLVLLVFANWFSKKTTGYRMV; encoded by the coding sequence ATGAATAGTTCAAAACTTTACAAAAAACTGTGGCGGCAAAGATATCTAATTTTAATGATTTTTCCTTTTATCATATGGCTTATTGTTTTTAGATATGTTCCGCTATGGGGTTGGATTATGGCATTTCAAGATTATAAACCTGGTAAACCTATTTGGAATCAAGAATGGGTTGGATTTAAGTGGTTTGTTGAGATGTTTCAGGACCCTGACTTTTACAAAGCTATGAGAAATACATTAATAATGAGTTTTATGGGGTTGGTATTTGGCTTTCCACTACCAATAATCTTAGCTTTACTTTTAAATGAAATAAAAAATATAAGCTTTAAAAGAACAGTCCAGACAATTTCATATCTTCCGCACTTTGTTTCGTGGGTTGTTGTGGCAAGTTTAGTAAACGAAATTCTATCACCAAGCGGTGTGATAAATCAAATTTTACAAAAGATTCATCTTATAAATTACCCAATTATGTTTATGGCAGAGCCACGCTACTTCTGGTGGATAGTTACATTTTCCGATATTTGGAAAGAACTCGGATGGAACACAATTATATACTTGGCAGCAATAACGTCAATAAATCCTGAACTGTATGAAGCTGCAACTGTTGATGGTGCGGGAAGATTCAGAAAGATGATAAGCATAACGCTGCCAGGAATAATGCCCACAGTTATAGTTCTTTTAATTTTAAGTATTGGAAACATAATAAACATAGGTTTCGAAAAGCAATTTCTTTTAAGAACTGCGGCGACAAGAGATGTTGCTGATGTCATCGACCTTTACATACTTACATATGGTATTGGAACAGGCAGATACTCTTTTGGAACAGCTGCAGGTGTTTTCAAGTCAGTTGTGAGCTTGGTTCTACTTGTTTTTGCTAATTGGTTTTCTAAAAAGACAACTGGCTATCGCATGGTGTAA